In Chanodichthys erythropterus isolate Z2021 chromosome 11, ASM2448905v1, whole genome shotgun sequence, a single window of DNA contains:
- the zfta gene encoding zinc finger translocation-associated protein, with the protein MDEAESKESVHKAEQTESRSLIIKAEEEEATPQRGHLGDLTAGQEDMTNGLTSHDSQEVPVTSVCSPGTSYWCVTENTDSPFLLSPIPGPSTQEPPPFKLAPGRDHRRYYHEYWRSEYLMDFDPQRQGMICMVCGSSLATLKLSTIKRHIKQRHPYSLLWTESDKDVIRSGWESHLGRDNSQRSLCPDPDVPPESEEILDVDRHSTGKPGGAISPILQTQSGFSRVTPSPPASSVQELPGPTAQVMERYLNDSLHAWFRQEFLMEYQAEEGRLVCMVCSCLLPSLHLDHIKSHMLDLHPNSLLYSAEEKHSILQTWAKMHGEESHSLQPQIKLEPLTKEINLDGSASFFPLNVDPIQGNLGSYTKRDENPPDTGQRPQSLPYYPRKRRLKYGSPWRLRLDYLVAYGPPENPLCYCMVCSEHLPVPRVSNFRKHIQECHPETSGLSRSERDAVVSAWTREETIDTATLKGDDPQSGPVTTNTAADKQVSPVKTTEQRGEKEDNNSTNITPSTQTTGRHRHYPGKDQRRNYQARWKMDFLMDYDCSRHGLICMVCGATLATLKVSTIKRHILQVHPHSLDYSPEERQLALLCYNQISAHFHSEDCFSGSNHGHKENANSNAYVNAECTSSQST; encoded by the exons ATGGATGAAGCGGAGTCCAAAGAGTCGGTGCACAAAGCTGAGCAGACAGAATCTCGCtcattaataataaaagctGAGGAAGAGGAGGCGACACCGCAGCGGGGACACTTGGGGGATCTCACAGCAg GTCAAGAGGACATGACCAATGGTCTCACATCTCATGATAGCCAGGAAGTTCCAGTCACCTCTGTTTGCTCCCCAGGCACCAGTTACTGGTGTGTGACTGAGAATACAGATTCCCCTTTCCTTCTGTCCCCCATCCCAGGCCCATCTACGCAGGAACCCCCTCCATTTAAGCTCGCTCCTGGCCGAGACCACCGGCGCTATTACCATGAGTACTGGCGCAGCGAGTACCTCATGGACTTCGACCCACAGAGACAAGGGATGATCTGCATGGTGTGTGGCAGTTCGCTGGCAACCTTGAAGTTAAGCACCATCAAGAGGCACATCAAACAGAGGCATCCGTACTCCCTGCTGTGGACCGAGTCAGATAAGGATGTGATCAGGTCAGGATGGGAGAGTCATTTGGGTCGGGACAACAGCCAGAGGTCGTTATGCCCCGATCCAGATGTTCCTCCAGAGTCAGAGGAGATTTTGGATGTCGACAGGCACTCCACAG GCAAGCCTGGTGGTGCCATCTCTCCAATTCTTCAGACCCAGTCTGGGTTTAGCAGGGTCACGCCATCACCTCCAGCCTCCTCGGTCCAGGAGCTCCCAGGCCCCACGGCTCAGGTGATGGAGCGATACCTAAATGACTCTCTGCACGCCTGGTTCCGTCAGGAGTTCCTGATGGAATACCAGGCCGAGGAGGGCCGTCTAGTATGCATGGTATGCAGCTGTCTGTTGCCTTCGCTGCACCTGGATCACATCAAAAGTCACATGCTGGATCTGCACCCGAACTCTTTGCTGTACAGTGCTGAGGAAAAGCACTCCATCCTGCAGACCTGGGCCAAGATGCATGGTGAGG AATCGCACTCTTTACAACCTCAAATCAAATTGGAACCACTTACCAAAGAAATAAACTTAGATGGTTCAGCCTCCTTTTTCCCTCTGAACGTGGATCCCATTCAGGGAAACTTGGGGAGTTACACAAAAAGAGATGAGAATCCACCAGACACTGGCCAGAGACCCCAGTCTTTACCTTATTATCCCCGAAAGAGAAGACTGAAATACGGGAGCCCCTGGCGTCTCCGCCTGGATTATTTGGTGGCATACGGTCCTCCGGAAAACCCGCTCTGCTACTGTATGGTTTGTTCTGAACACCTGCCTGTGCCGAGGGTCAGCAACTTCCGCAAGCACATCCAGGAGTGCCATCCGGAGACAAGCGGCCTCAGCCGAAGTGAGAGAGATGCTGTGGTCAGTGCCTGGACGAGGGAGGAGACTATTGACACAGCCACACTGAAAGGGGATG ACCCACAAAGTGGCCCTGTCACTACAAACACAGCTGCTGACAAGCAGGTGTCACCTGTTAAAACCACAGAGCAAAGAGGTGAAAAAGAAGACAATAATAGCACAAATATCACACCATCAACACAGACGACGGGGCGGCACAGGCACTACCCGGGGAAGGACCAGCGGCGCAATTACCAAGCCCGCTGGAAGATGGACTTCCTGATGGATTACGACTGCAGTAGGCACGGATTAATCTGCATGGTGTGTGGCGCTACGCTCGCCACGTTAAAGGTCAGCACTATCAAGAGACACATCCTACAAGTGCACCCTCACTCGCTGGACTACAGCCCAGAAGAGAGGCAGCTGGCCTTGCTTTGCTACAACCAGATCTCTGCGCACTTTCATTCGGAGGACTGTTTTTCGGGTTCCAACCACGGCCATAAAGAAAATGCTAATAGTAATGCTTATGTTAATGCAGAATGCACTTCGAGCCAGAGCACTTAA